One Corynebacterium yudongzhengii DNA window includes the following coding sequences:
- a CDS encoding DUF3592 domain-containing protein translates to MPGRNTVRRRLHQLVLALLACALLGSFAMVGGAALNDREIHSHPGRAMATVTGQSWFRTTVDYQDDQGVYHAPPAGLLYPTGLGEGQSVWVTYARHNPDLVKVEGRGWTLAIIPALSVAFVSVVIAAVAWWVITIATRPRKGVSSSRVTKEDALS, encoded by the coding sequence ATGCCCGGCCGGAACACCGTGCGGCGCCGCCTGCATCAGCTGGTGCTCGCGCTGTTGGCGTGCGCGCTGCTCGGATCCTTCGCGATGGTGGGGGGAGCGGCCCTCAACGACCGCGAGATCCACTCCCACCCGGGCCGGGCGATGGCGACGGTAACGGGGCAGTCGTGGTTTCGCACCACTGTTGACTACCAGGACGACCAAGGCGTCTACCACGCCCCACCGGCGGGTTTGCTCTATCCCACTGGGCTCGGTGAGGGCCAGAGCGTGTGGGTGACCTACGCGCGCCACAACCCCGACCTGGTGAAGGTGGAGGGACGTGGCTGGACGCTCGCGATCATCCCGGCGCTCAGCGTGGCGTTCGTCTCGGTGGTGATCGCGGCGGTGGCATGGTGGGTTATCACCATTGCCACCCGCCCCCGAAAGGGCGTATCGTCATCCAGGGTTACTAAAGAGGA
- a CDS encoding ATP-binding cassette domain-containing protein, with the protein MRNVDVTLPRNELVAITGISGSGKSSLAFGTIHGEAQRRYFESVAPFARRLIGSATSPEVEAVEGLPPSVALQQNTSAGGARSTVGTVSTMLNTVRLLYSRTGEYPQDVGHLDSDNFSPNATAGMCPECQGTGITYEPTEASMVPDDSLTINEGAIKAWPGAWAGKNFRDILDTLEVPMDTPWRDLAQELRDWILFTDERPVVTVSPERRADQVEKQYQGTWRSTANYLRETLANTESDTLRKRTISFMESHTCSTCHGRRLHADALRVTYLGMPIDELNALTLAELDGMLSEHTPQSPAEELLYESLTPILRSSIDLGLGHLSLDRPARTLSTGELQRVRLASQLRAGLFGVLYVLDEPSAGLHPVEREAITTLVRRFIEQGNSVILVEHDMELVAGTDWLIDVGPQAGEGGGNILYSGITDDYATSDADTPTARALAHRKLQLNDSAPEASASLELHGINARTLKDVDVTIGLGQMTAVVGVSGSGKTTLLKVIADVLRAQTKNLDEDELASRTGAVSEVRGDDNVDRLVPITQKPIGRTPRSCVATYTGLFDRVRKLFAKTDEAKRRKWNVSRFSYNVKQGQCPTCGGAGQIEVELVFLPGSYVTCPDCQGGRYNPETLEVTWNGYTVADVLGLTVAEAVDVFAEDASISRALRALNAVGLGYLRLGQGAPELSGGEAQRIKLATELQRARRGHTLYLLDEPTTGLHPHDAQLLMRELRRLVDEGDTVIFVEHDMNAVAGADRVIELGPGAGVDGGRIVADDTPARLAEQDTPTAQVLAARA; encoded by the coding sequence TTGCGCAATGTCGATGTGACGTTGCCGCGTAACGAACTCGTCGCCATTACCGGTATCTCCGGCTCAGGAAAGTCTTCGCTGGCTTTCGGGACCATCCACGGGGAGGCACAGCGTCGCTACTTTGAGTCGGTCGCCCCTTTCGCCCGCCGGCTCATCGGCTCGGCGACCAGCCCCGAGGTCGAGGCGGTCGAGGGCCTGCCGCCGAGCGTGGCGCTGCAGCAGAACACCTCGGCCGGCGGGGCGCGTTCGACCGTCGGCACTGTGTCGACCATGTTGAACACCGTGCGCCTTTTGTATTCGCGCACCGGCGAGTACCCGCAGGATGTCGGGCATTTGGATTCCGACAACTTCAGCCCGAACGCCACCGCGGGCATGTGCCCGGAGTGCCAGGGCACCGGCATTACCTATGAGCCGACCGAGGCCTCGATGGTCCCGGACGATTCGCTGACCATCAACGAAGGCGCGATTAAGGCCTGGCCGGGCGCGTGGGCGGGCAAGAACTTCCGCGACATCCTCGATACCCTCGAAGTTCCCATGGACACCCCGTGGCGCGATCTCGCTCAAGAGCTGCGCGACTGGATCCTGTTTACGGACGAGCGCCCCGTCGTCACGGTCAGCCCGGAGCGGCGCGCCGACCAGGTGGAGAAGCAGTACCAGGGCACCTGGCGTTCGACGGCGAACTACCTGCGCGAGACGCTCGCGAACACCGAGTCGGACACCCTGCGCAAGCGCACCATCAGCTTCATGGAGTCGCACACGTGCTCCACGTGCCACGGCCGTCGTCTGCACGCGGACGCGCTGCGCGTGACCTACCTGGGCATGCCTATCGACGAGCTCAACGCCCTCACCCTCGCCGAGCTAGACGGCATGCTCTCCGAGCACACCCCGCAGTCGCCGGCCGAGGAGCTGCTCTATGAATCGCTCACCCCGATTCTGCGCTCCAGCATCGACCTCGGGCTCGGGCACTTGAGCCTGGACCGTCCGGCGCGTACCCTGTCGACCGGCGAGCTGCAGCGCGTGCGCCTCGCGTCCCAGCTGCGCGCCGGGCTCTTCGGCGTGCTCTACGTCCTCGACGAGCCCTCGGCCGGCCTTCACCCGGTCGAGCGCGAGGCGATCACCACGCTCGTGCGCCGTTTCATCGAGCAGGGCAACAGCGTCATCTTGGTCGAGCACGACATGGAGCTGGTCGCGGGGACGGACTGGCTTATCGACGTCGGCCCCCAAGCCGGCGAAGGCGGCGGCAACATCCTCTACTCGGGTATCACCGACGACTACGCCACCAGCGACGCCGACACCCCGACCGCCCGCGCGCTGGCCCACCGGAAGCTGCAGCTCAACGATTCCGCGCCCGAGGCGTCTGCATCCCTTGAGCTCCACGGCATCAACGCCCGCACCCTCAAGGACGTCGACGTCACGATCGGTCTGGGCCAGATGACCGCCGTGGTCGGTGTCTCCGGCTCGGGCAAGACCACCCTGCTCAAGGTCATCGCCGACGTCCTGCGCGCCCAGACCAAGAACCTGGACGAAGACGAGCTCGCCTCCCGCACGGGCGCGGTCAGCGAGGTGCGTGGCGACGACAACGTCGACCGCCTCGTACCCATCACGCAGAAGCCGATCGGCCGGACCCCGCGCTCGTGCGTGGCCACCTACACCGGCCTGTTCGACCGCGTGCGCAAGCTCTTCGCCAAGACGGACGAGGCGAAGCGTCGGAAGTGGAACGTCAGCCGTTTCTCCTACAACGTCAAGCAAGGCCAGTGCCCGACCTGTGGCGGCGCCGGCCAGATCGAGGTCGAGCTCGTCTTCCTGCCGGGCTCGTACGTCACCTGCCCGGATTGCCAGGGCGGGCGTTACAACCCGGAGACCCTCGAGGTCACCTGGAACGGCTACACGGTCGCCGACGTCCTCGGCCTCACCGTGGCGGAGGCCGTCGACGTCTTCGCCGAGGATGCCTCCATCAGCCGGGCGCTGCGCGCACTCAACGCCGTCGGCCTGGGGTATCTGCGGCTCGGCCAGGGTGCCCCGGAGCTCTCCGGCGGCGAGGCGCAGCGCATCAAGCTCGCCACGGAGCTGCAGCGCGCGCGTCGCGGGCACACGCTCTACCTGCTCGACGAGCCGACCACCGGCCTGCACCCGCACGACGCCCAGCTGCTCATGCGCGAGCTGCGCCGGCTGGTCGACGAAGGCGATACCGTCATCTTCGTCGAGCACGACATGAACGCTGTGGCGGGCGCGGACCGAGTCATCGAGCTCGGCCCCGGCGCCGGTGTGGACGGCGGGCGCATCGTCGCGGACGACACCCCGGCACGCCTCGCCGAGCAGGACACCCCGACCGCTCAGGTGCTGGCCGCTCGGGCATAA
- the menD gene encoding 2-succinyl-5-enolpyruvyl-6-hydroxy-3-cyclohexene-1-carboxylic-acid synthase: protein MSESLSSSAHQPEAMQLAQQLAERLSRHISDVVVCPGSRNVPLSLALLAQPGIRVHTRIDERSAAFLALGMSRVSGRHTAVVTTSGTAVANCLPAMVEAQHSHTPLLMLSADRPRRLVGTGASQTIEQQGIFSTVTDTVQIAAEEDVPRLSHALSSQFAVHVNVSLDAPLVGDQLPVAHATDAAPREPLDLWKDHGCVDVDLSRNTLVIAGDEAWEVAGLEDVPTIAEPSTPAPFHPVHPLAAGLFARGEITTDGSSEYADYVAKTKPEQIIVVGHPTLHRPVLGLLTDPDIEVIILSRTDQFTDPAKTGRHFGTRVKVSGRPRKQWLSTCRGLSEVAAEAVRSVLADDTHGFTGLHVAAALTDGLGVGDAVVLGASNPVRDASLTGLPFGGVDTYAPRGAAGIDGTVSQAIGVALATQTLNPEAVRAPHTLALLGDVTFLHDIGGLLIGPDQPAPENLTLVVANDSGGGIFESLEIGRPQLRASFEPAVGSPHEADIASLCAGYGVGHVRVETLNDLLVALADAAEYPYGIRVIEAATTRSTRRALDAALKDAVGV from the coding sequence ATGTCTGAGTCTTTGTCTTCGTCCGCGCACCAGCCGGAGGCCATGCAGCTAGCCCAGCAGCTGGCCGAGCGCTTAAGCAGGCACATAAGCGACGTCGTGGTCTGCCCCGGCTCGCGCAACGTCCCGCTGTCGCTGGCGTTGCTCGCCCAGCCGGGCATCCGGGTGCATACGCGTATCGACGAACGCAGCGCTGCCTTCCTCGCCCTGGGCATGTCGCGGGTCTCCGGGCGCCATACGGCGGTGGTGACCACCTCTGGGACCGCGGTGGCCAACTGCCTGCCCGCGATGGTGGAGGCCCAGCATTCGCATACCCCGCTGCTCATGCTCTCAGCGGATCGCCCGCGCCGCCTCGTTGGCACGGGGGCGTCGCAGACGATCGAGCAGCAGGGGATCTTCTCCACCGTCACCGACACCGTCCAGATCGCGGCAGAGGAAGATGTGCCCCGCCTCAGCCACGCCTTAAGCAGTCAGTTCGCGGTGCACGTCAACGTCAGCCTGGATGCTCCGCTGGTGGGCGATCAGCTGCCTGTTGCGCACGCCACCGATGCAGCGCCGCGTGAGCCGCTGGATCTATGGAAGGACCACGGGTGCGTCGACGTCGATCTCAGCCGCAACACCCTGGTCATCGCCGGCGACGAGGCCTGGGAGGTCGCAGGCTTAGAAGACGTGCCCACCATCGCGGAGCCGAGCACGCCGGCGCCCTTCCACCCGGTCCACCCGCTGGCTGCCGGCCTTTTCGCCCGCGGCGAGATCACCACCGACGGCAGCAGCGAGTACGCCGACTACGTCGCCAAGACGAAGCCCGAGCAGATCATCGTCGTCGGCCACCCCACCCTCCACCGCCCGGTGCTGGGGCTGCTCACCGACCCGGACATCGAGGTCATCATCTTAAGTCGCACCGACCAGTTCACCGACCCGGCGAAAACCGGCCGGCACTTCGGCACCCGCGTTAAGGTCAGCGGGCGTCCCCGCAAGCAGTGGCTGAGCACCTGCCGCGGGCTCAGCGAGGTCGCGGCCGAGGCGGTGCGCAGCGTGCTTGCCGACGACACCCACGGCTTCACCGGCCTCCACGTCGCGGCGGCGCTCACCGATGGCCTCGGCGTCGGCGACGCCGTGGTGCTCGGGGCCTCGAACCCGGTGCGCGACGCGTCGTTGACGGGGCTGCCGTTCGGTGGCGTCGATACCTATGCCCCGCGCGGCGCCGCGGGTATCGACGGCACCGTCTCCCAAGCCATCGGCGTCGCCCTGGCCACCCAGACCCTTAACCCGGAGGCCGTGCGCGCCCCGCACACCCTCGCGCTGCTCGGCGATGTGACCTTCCTGCACGATATCGGCGGCCTGCTCATCGGCCCCGATCAGCCGGCGCCGGAAAACCTCACGCTGGTGGTGGCCAACGATTCCGGCGGAGGCATCTTCGAGTCGCTCGAGATTGGCCGCCCGCAGCTGCGCGCCAGCTTCGAGCCGGCCGTCGGTAGCCCGCACGAGGCGGACATCGCCAGTTTGTGCGCGGGCTATGGGGTGGGCCACGTGCGCGTCGAGACGCTCAATGACCTGCTGGTCGCACTTGCCGACGCCGCCGAGTACCCCTACGGCATCCGCGTCATCGAGGCGGCCACCACCCGGTCCACGCGCCGGGCGCTCGATGCGGCGCTCAAGGACGCCGTGGGCGTATGA